The Candidatus Nezhaarchaeota archaeon DNA window ATGAGCGTTGCTATGTCGTCTCCGGGCTTGACCGGTACTGGTATGCCTCTTATCGGGATGATCCTTAACTCCATATCAGCATAGTACCTCCTCATCAACCATAGCTCTTAGCTTCGCATAGAGTTTCGAGCTCTCGTTACAACTAATGTAGATGTTGAAGCACTTAGCTTTAGCTGACGCGATTAGCATTCTGCACAACCTCAAGTACAACTTCACACTAGCATACTTACTTAGGGCAGATAGTCTGGAGACGTGAGAATACAGATCTAGCACGAGATCGTCGTTCTCTGAAAGTTCTATAGGTAGCGAAGCTATTTGATCGAATTGCTTAAATATGTCTAGAACCTCGATGAGACCGTCCACTTCCAATGGCTTATCGGAGACTACGATTCTCTTACCTCTAGCTATCTCCAACGACTTCAATAGAGGTCTATTGCCATAGCCAACTACGAGATAAGACCTCCCCATTCGCCTCGCCTTGATGTTGACATCTCAGAAAAATATGTGGCGGAAGAGACACGCGCCCACGTGGGTACATGCTCGTCTCCTACTCTTTGCGTAGGGCTTATAGGGTTGGTGGCAAGTGCACTTGAAGCTCCCTCTCTCCTCATCGTACTCAACCACGTATATCGTTTCTCCATCTCCAAGGCTCCTCCTCCCTCTAACGATCCACGTACCCCCACTACATTCATAAACATCGTACATCCTCTTCATGCTCCTCTTAACCCACGAAGGCCCTCTATCCTCCATCAGCTCTAAGAGCTTCTCCACAATACGGTGGTCCAAGGCCTTAGCATTCGTGTGAGGCCCTCTAAGGCGCATCCTCGACCCCTCTATCAGTTATCACATAGCTTGCCATCGCTCCGTAAGGTAAGGATGGACTGTCCAGAACGGTCATGGTCCCCTTTAATGTGCCTCTCTCACTTCTCGTGGCTAGAAAGAACCTGTGGGTCGTAGCGTGAGCTAACGTCGTGCCTCCAACAGGTCTTAGTCTTTCATTCATACTCGCAAACGCGACCGGTACCTCCATCACCGGAGTGGTTATGACCACTATGACTTCGTAAAGCCTAGCTATCCTCACAAGCCAGTCAAGCGCGTAGCCTAACCTGCTCTGCCTTAAAGCCAGAGACTCTCTTCCGGAGTACTCTGTCCTAAACCTCGACATCAAAGAGTCAACTATTACTAGCTTTACTCCTTCTTCTACAGCCCTCACGAGGTCTGAAGTTATCACTTGAAGTAGATGATCTGTGTTTATGACGTCTATTACGTAGATGTTGTTCAACACGTGCTCAGGATCGAGCCCAAACCTCTCAGCTATGACCTTGATCCTACTAAGGCTAAAGGTACCTTCAGTGTCCATGAAGTAGCATTTGCCCCCAATGCCTCCCTTATTGGCTGAGAGTTGGACTGTGACTGATAGCTGTAAGCAGAGCTGAGTCTTTCCAGCTCCCGGTTGTCCACATAGTTCGTAGAGGGCTCTGGGCCTTAACCCGCCGTTGAGGAGGAGATCTATGCTCCTAACACCAGTGGTTAATTGTGGCAGAGACCTTTGAGCCAAGTGATCTGATGCCTTCATGGCCTTTAGTGGCATGAAGATGCTTCTAGCATGTGTGAGAGCTCTCCTTAATGTCCTCTCATCGACGTCAACTAAGTTGAGGAGCTCGTCGACGTTGAAGAGCGATAGGTGCTTAGCTGAACATATCCCAATGCTTCGAAGCTTCTCCGCAGTCTTGGGTCCTATGCCATCTAGGTCCTCGAGCTTTACATCAGCTCTCACTTAGGGGCACCTCTAAGCTCTTGAGTGAGGAGGTTGATGATCGCTGAAGCTCTGAGGGCAAGAGCGAGACATCGATCGTCTTCACCGACGTTGACCTCGGATATCATGGCCTGGCAAGCCTCTAAAATTGCTTGAAACTCCGGTAGACTGTAGTCCTCGATGAAGAGAGTCTTCTCCTCTTCAGCTCTCTTAGCTCTTAACCTCAACTCTCTCTTCACCCTCCAGCCGTTGTTGGATTTGTACAATGTCAGTGAGACCATGTAAAGTCCTTTACATGATACCCCTATCACCCAAGTCAGGGAGGTACCCTTCTTCTCTATTCTCGTGTCAACCACCCCTCTAATGCTTCAAGCTTCTCTACGGCGTTGAGACCCCGGACGGTAATCTTGAGCCAGTACTTACCGTCAGCTCCGACAACTTCACTTACGAGTCCGTGGACTATTAATGCGTTAACTAATCTCGAAGCCTCCAACGATGACATGTCGAGCCTGTGCATAGCATAGGATATTACCGAGTCCCTCGTCGACGCTCCATCCCTTAAGAAGCTTAAGACCTCGTATGCCATCTTAGCCTTATTACCGAGCTTCGCATGAAGCATGGATCGAGGGGCTTCGAGGGGTACTTTCAGCTCCTCCTCCACGTGCATCGTTACGGTTTCTTCAAGCGGTATCTCAACGACCCCGCTTGAGGAGATTAGGTGGTAAGCGAACCTCTCTCTACTGTTGAGAAGCTTGAGAGCTCTCCGACCGACCATAGCACTAACATATTTAATGTCCTCGGATGTTATGGGCGAGCCTACAACGGTCATGCGAGCTCTAGCCCTTAACTCTAGTGGTGTAGACGATACGCTGCTGGTGCAGGCAATGATTGTTGAGCATCCGGTCCTCGACCTGTTAAATAGGTGTACGAAGTTCCTCCAGGCAGGGCCAAGAAACTCTTTGAGGACGTCGAGGTCGCATAGAACCAAGATCCCCTTGAAGCTGTTACTTGCTAAGTGCATTAGCATTGCCATGAATAGGATTGAAGAATAACTTGGCGGTAACTCGGACATCGAGATCGCTGCTTGAAGATTCGTGATCTCGAGGCTGTCGGAACATGCAACTTTAAGTCTACCCCTGCACATTACCTCCACGATATCTATCAGCTCGACGGCATCTCTATTGGTCAGCTCAGTGGATTCTATCTCCAATGCAGATACAACATCTTCAACAGCTGGCTCCTTATTGCTTAAGTAGGCTCTAATCAAAGCCCTCCTCAGGGCTGAAGCTTGCGCATTATTTAAGCCGAAGACTCCTTTGAAGACATCAGCGATGAAGTGTGCGTATACTAACTTGTCTCCAACGGGTCTAAAGGGGTTGAAGGAGGAGTTCAAGCCGAGACACAGGTGTTGAAGCCACTGAGGGGCCTCAGCCGTGTAAGGAGATATTATCGCTAAGTTCGTTGAATACGCGACTTGACTTAGTAAGTGGCAGGCTGCATTTAAGCTCCAGTTGCCACTTATCACCATTGGATGTGCGTTAGAGAGATCGATTCTCAACGAGTCCATCAACGCGTCCACGTCTTCATCAACGATCCATCCGATCTCCACCACGGTACTCAAGCCATAACCCCCCTAACAGCTTTCAAGAGCTCGTCGGACTCCAGCACGTAGACTTCAGACCTCGGCAATCTAGCCTTGATAGGCCCCATGGCTGCTGTAAGACCCTTAACCACGTCGTCCACAACCTCTCTAGCTGTCTCTAAGAACTCCTTGACTAGTGGCTTGCGGACCTTGATCATTACCATGAAGCAGACGTCTTCTGGGGTTCTCTTGGAAATTATTAAGCTGCTCTCGAACCCAGTCTTTGCGGTCGCATCAATCGCACTTAGAAGCTCAGAAACTCTGCCTCCACCAAGAGACCTTACCTCTAAGCAACCTAGGCCCAGGGCTTCGAGACCATTCTTCACTACGAGGGCTGGTCCGATTCCCTCGACTTCGTAGACTTGAATGTCACCTACTGTTGAGACATTACTCAAACGCTTCCTCCTTCCTCCTCCTGCCCTGGGCCATTTGAGGCCCTTGGCAACCTTGTAGAGCCATTTTCCAACTTTGTAAGCAATGTAGACAGCTATGGGTATGAGTAGCCAAGGAAATACTGTGGATAACAGTAGTAGCAGTAGCAATAACAGTACCGATCTCAGACCTATTAACCCCTTCCTTAAGAACGTGGTCCTTATCATGGTCCATCGCTTTGACGTTGGCTAGGTGCCTTATAAGTACCCGGATAATCAACGCGCACCAAAAGGTCTTTGAAGCGACATTGCAGAGGTGCACACCTCTGCTAGTAGCGCCAGGTGAAAACATGTTGCAAAGCTTAAAGACGCCTATTCCCAGTAATCTATGGATGCTATGGATGACGAGAGAGCCAGGGTATTAGAGGAAATAGCGAAGGAGGTAGCTAATTGTAGGAAGTGTAGGTTATGGGCTTCGAGGACGAATCCAGTCCCAGGTCAAGGAAACATATATGCCGAAGTCATGTTCGTAGGAGAGGCTCCAGGGTACAACGAGGATTTAGAGGGAAGACCGTTTGTTGGAGCTGCTGGAAAGTTCCTAGATAAACTATTAGAGGTTGCCGGTCTTAGGAGGAGCGAGGTCTTCATAACTAATATCTTAAAATGCAGACCTCCGGGTAATAGAGATCCTCTACCGGATGAGGTTGAAGCCTGTACTCCTTACCTTGATAGGCAGGTAGCGGCCATAAAGCCCAAGTTAATAGTATGCCTTGGCAGGCACTCAGCGAGTTACGTGCTTGTCAAAGGCGGTGTGAAGAGACATAGAGGTGGGATATCGACTGTTAGGGGTCAAGTGTTCAAAGTGAGGTTCGAAGGGCTCAGCCTATTAGCCATACCCACCTATCATCCAGCTGCTGGACTCTACAACCCAAAGCTGAAGGACACGTTAATCAGTGACTTTATCTTAATAGGTAAAGTTGTAAAAGATATTTGTAAAGGATCCTGGACATTTTAATGTTAAGCTATTTAGCCAAACAGCGTATTAAAGCTCTCGGGATGATGAGGAAGGGATGAGGAGCTCCTAGTGCTCGAAATCCGCGGGACTGACCGCTATGAAGAAGGGTGCGCTATTCATAGCTGGTGGAGGTTTCTTTGGATCCAAGGCTTTGCACGAAGCTTCAAGCTACCCCTTAGTTC harbors:
- the radA gene encoding DNA repair and recombination protein RadA, which produces MRADVKLEDLDGIGPKTAEKLRSIGICSAKHLSLFNVDELLNLVDVDERTLRRALTHARSIFMPLKAMKASDHLAQRSLPQLTTGVRSIDLLLNGGLRPRALYELCGQPGAGKTQLCLQLSVTVQLSANKGGIGGKCYFMDTEGTFSLSRIKVIAERFGLDPEHVLNNIYVIDVINTDHLLQVITSDLVRAVEEGVKLVIVDSLMSRFRTEYSGRESLALRQSRLGYALDWLVRIARLYEVIVVITTPVMEVPVAFASMNERLRPVGGTTLAHATTHRFFLATRSERGTLKGTMTVLDSPSLPYGAMASYVITDRGVEDAP
- the udg gene encoding type-4 uracil-DNA glycosylase, whose amino-acid sequence is MDDERARVLEEIAKEVANCRKCRLWASRTNPVPGQGNIYAEVMFVGEAPGYNEDLEGRPFVGAAGKFLDKLLEVAGLRRSEVFITNILKCRPPGNRDPLPDEVEACTPYLDRQVAAIKPKLIVCLGRHSASYVLVKGGVKRHRGGISTVRGQVFKVRFEGLSLLAIPTYHPAAGLYNPKLKDTLISDFILIGKVVKDICKGSWTF